In Pseudomonas fluorescens NCIMB 11764, a single window of DNA contains:
- a CDS encoding GNAT family N-acetyltransferase: MPETSTAIADIHMLDSGYSREARSLLYQAYRHEPTYGYLFEAERPGYEQRVRATVRELVKQHFLQDLPAIGLLVNDRLIGIALIAPPQRRLGITESWAWRLRMVLSTGFRCTRRYLEYHDAVMACVPSDSVHLLPLLGIHPQFQGKHFGEQLLQAVHNWCAVDEHSEGVVLDTGNPRYLEFYKRQGYEEIGEVAVGPVREHVFFHANPQVLQTASA, translated from the coding sequence ATGCCCGAAACCTCGACCGCCATCGCCGATATCCACATGCTCGACAGCGGCTACTCCCGCGAAGCCCGCTCCCTGCTCTATCAGGCCTACCGCCACGAACCGACCTACGGCTACCTCTTCGAAGCCGAGCGCCCCGGTTATGAACAGCGGGTCCGCGCCACCGTGCGCGAACTGGTCAAACAGCACTTTCTTCAGGATTTGCCGGCCATCGGCCTGCTGGTCAACGATCGCTTGATCGGCATCGCCCTGATCGCGCCGCCGCAACGTCGCCTGGGCATTACCGAAAGCTGGGCGTGGCGCCTGCGGATGGTGCTCAGCACCGGGTTTCGCTGCACGCGCCGCTACCTCGAGTACCACGATGCAGTGATGGCGTGCGTGCCGTCCGACTCGGTGCACTTGCTGCCGTTGCTGGGGATTCATCCGCAATTCCAGGGCAAGCACTTCGGCGAGCAGCTGTTGCAGGCGGTGCACAACTGGTGCGCGGTCGATGAACACTCCGAAGGTGTGGTGCTCGATACCGGGAATCCGCGTTATCTGGAGTTCTACAAGCGTCAGGGTTATGAAGAAATCGGCGAGGTCGCCGTAGGACCGGTCCGCGAACATGTGTTTTTCCATGCCAATCCGCAAGTGTTGCAAACCGCTTCGGCATAA
- a CDS encoding autotransporter assembly complex protein TamA — MKFPGRITSGVLMLITSCAALAQSELDVRIKPSNDELKANIEGYIGSLGDRDEEALLRFSRGAEEQARKAAQALGYYQPQIDTDVKGGNTPRLVMNVDPGEPVHLRNVTIRIDGPAASLKSFRVPKSDALKTGAVLNHGRYEDAKRLIQNQASRFGFFSGYFTRQKLSVDPRAGVADIELIYESGPRYALGKVSFEGDTPFDEELLQRMVPFKAGAPYDSELIAELNQNLQSSGYFEGVRVDAAPTASRNDVIPVDVKLETRKPRTMGLGLGFSTDVGPRVKANWTRHWVNPQGHSYGWETEVSAPRQNVGLFYDIPLDPPLTDKLRFAGGYQSEEIADKDSLSKLLTLGPEWHSKLPNGWQRVVSLKWQREEYRLGDDSGLSTLLMPGVSYSYLKSDNRIDPHNGYRLQFETKVAKEGLASDTNLLYGTALVKGLTTVFDKHRFLGRVQVGGSATNGYKSVPPSLRFFAGGDQSVRGYDYQSLSPENSDGDRIGGRYMIAGSVEYQYSIAEKWRVATFIDQGNSFNKLELPDLKTGVGIGVRWVSPVGPIRLDLAHAMDDDGGIRLHFSMGPEL, encoded by the coding sequence ATGAAGTTTCCAGGAAGAATTACCAGTGGCGTGCTGATGCTGATCACCAGCTGCGCGGCACTGGCGCAAAGCGAATTGGATGTGCGGATCAAACCGTCCAACGACGAACTGAAGGCCAATATAGAAGGCTATATCGGCAGCCTCGGCGATCGTGACGAAGAAGCCTTGTTGCGCTTCAGTCGTGGCGCCGAAGAGCAGGCGCGCAAGGCTGCCCAGGCCCTGGGTTATTACCAGCCGCAGATCGACACGGACGTGAAGGGCGGCAACACGCCGCGCCTGGTCATGAATGTCGATCCGGGCGAGCCGGTGCATTTGCGCAATGTCACTATTCGCATCGACGGCCCTGCCGCTTCCCTCAAATCCTTTCGTGTACCGAAAAGCGACGCGCTGAAAACCGGTGCGGTGCTCAATCATGGCCGCTACGAAGACGCCAAGCGGCTGATCCAGAACCAGGCTTCGCGTTTCGGTTTTTTCAGTGGCTACTTCACTCGGCAGAAGCTGTCGGTCGACCCGCGAGCGGGCGTTGCCGACATCGAACTGATCTACGAAAGCGGCCCACGTTATGCCCTCGGCAAAGTCAGTTTCGAGGGGGACACGCCATTCGACGAAGAACTGCTGCAACGCATGGTGCCGTTCAAGGCGGGAGCGCCGTATGACTCCGAACTGATCGCCGAACTGAACCAGAATCTGCAATCGAGCGGCTATTTCGAAGGCGTGCGCGTCGATGCCGCGCCCACGGCGTCCAGGAACGACGTGATCCCGGTGGACGTCAAACTCGAAACCCGCAAGCCACGAACAATGGGCCTCGGCCTGGGTTTTTCCACCGACGTCGGCCCACGGGTCAAGGCCAACTGGACCCGACACTGGGTCAACCCGCAAGGGCACAGCTATGGCTGGGAAACCGAAGTCTCGGCGCCACGCCAAAACGTCGGGCTGTTCTACGACATTCCACTCGACCCGCCGCTGACCGACAAACTGCGCTTCGCCGGTGGTTATCAAAGTGAAGAAATTGCCGACAAGGACAGCCTGAGCAAGTTGCTGACCCTCGGTCCCGAGTGGCACAGCAAGTTGCCCAACGGCTGGCAGCGGGTGGTGTCGCTGAAATGGCAGCGCGAAGAGTATCGGCTCGGCGACGACTCGGGGCTGAGCACCTTGCTGATGCCCGGCGTCAGCTATTCGTACCTGAAAAGCGACAACCGCATCGATCCGCACAACGGCTATCGCCTGCAATTTGAAACCAAAGTGGCCAAGGAAGGATTGGCTTCAGACACCAACCTGCTGTACGGCACGGCGCTGGTGAAAGGCTTGACCACGGTGTTCGATAAACACCGTTTTCTCGGTCGGGTGCAGGTGGGCGGCAGCGCCACCAACGGCTACAAATCGGTGCCGCCGTCGCTGCGCTTCTTTGCCGGTGGCGATCAGAGCGTGCGCGGGTACGACTACCAGAGCCTGTCCCCGGAAAACTCCGACGGCGACCGCATCGGTGGCCGCTACATGATTGCCGGCAGCGTCGAGTATCAATATTCCATCGCCGAAAAATGGCGGGTTGCGACCTTCATTGATCAGGGCAACTCCTTCAACAAACTCGAACTGCCCGACCTCAAGACCGGCGTCGGTATCGGCGTGCGCTGGGTATCACCGGTGGGGCCGATTCGCCTCGACCTGGCCCACGCGATGGACGACGACGGCGGTATTCGACTGCACTTTTCCATGGGGCCTGAGCTGTGA
- the xthA gene encoding exodeoxyribonuclease III, with protein MKIVSFNINGLRARPHQLAALIEKHQPDVIGLQETKVHDDQFPLAEVQALGYHVYFHGQKGHYGVALLSRQEPLALHKGFVTDEEDAQRRFIWGTFADANGVPVTIMNGYFPQGESRDHPTKFPAKERFYNDLQHLLESQFHNEQPLVVMGDVNISPEDCDIGIGPDNMKRWLKTGKCSFLPEEREWMARLKNWGLVDSFRHLNPDVSDRFSWFDYRSRGFEDEPKRGLRIDVIMASHGLLPRVKDAGVDYELRGMEKPSDHAPIWLELS; from the coding sequence ATGAAGATCGTCTCCTTCAACATCAACGGGCTGCGCGCTCGCCCCCATCAGCTGGCGGCGCTGATCGAAAAGCATCAACCCGACGTGATCGGCCTGCAGGAAACCAAAGTCCATGACGACCAGTTCCCGCTGGCCGAGGTTCAGGCGCTGGGCTATCACGTGTATTTCCATGGGCAAAAGGGTCACTACGGCGTCGCCCTGCTCTCGCGCCAGGAACCGCTGGCGCTGCACAAAGGTTTCGTCACCGATGAAGAAGACGCTCAGCGCCGCTTTATCTGGGGCACTTTCGCCGATGCCAATGGCGTGCCGGTGACCATCATGAACGGCTATTTCCCACAGGGCGAAAGCCGCGACCATCCGACCAAATTCCCGGCCAAGGAGCGTTTCTACAACGATCTGCAGCACTTGCTGGAAAGCCAGTTCCACAACGAACAGCCGCTGGTGGTGATGGGCGATGTGAACATTTCCCCGGAAGATTGCGACATCGGCATCGGCCCGGACAACATGAAACGCTGGCTGAAAACCGGTAAATGCAGCTTCCTGCCGGAAGAGCGCGAGTGGATGGCCCGACTGAAGAACTGGGGCCTGGTGGACAGCTTCCGTCACCTGAACCCGGACGTGTCCGACCGTTTCAGCTGGTTCGACTACCGCAGCCGCGGCTTTGAAGATGAACCCAAGCGCGGGCTGCGGATTGACGTGATCATGGCGTCCCACGGGTTGTTGCCGCGGGTGAAGGATGCCGGCGTGGATTACGAACTGCGCGGCATGGAAAAGCCTTCGGATCATGCGCCGATCTGGCTTGAGTTGAGCTGA